One window of the Eucalyptus grandis isolate ANBG69807.140 chromosome 6, ASM1654582v1, whole genome shotgun sequence genome contains the following:
- the LOC104448376 gene encoding G-type lectin S-receptor-like serine/threonine-protein kinase At4g27290 isoform X2: MAEGFMEIGKLSFSPLFHSLCVIFISLLNFSIAFDSLSSGQSIKDGERLVSSGQSFELGFFSPGNSKYRYLGIWYKLSPEKIVWVANRNNPLTDSNGVLTFSGERNLVVLNRSKSVIWSSNSSRVLRNPVAQLLDSGNLVVSDNTSSRSGEWSWQSFDYPTDTLLAGMRLGWNLKSGFEWRLTSWKSTDDPSSGDYTYGFNVNGLPQIEMRKRGSTKTFRIGPWNGLRFLGTPEPKSTLFNPRFVYNETYVYSEFESSRDDIITIRTLNQSGLIQRLLRKKESSTWDVMTSKPRDPCDNYGQCGANSFCKNNRDPRCQCLQGFVPKSQEEWQLYNSTSGCIRKAQLNCSQEPSFLKISMLNLPDLIDFWLNKNMSIDECKVECLKNCSCTAYANSDVRRGGSGCLMWFGDLIDIREFEQDNYVQNLYIKLSASELDSIKSPVNKTKLLTVTVASVISGLLVAAIALSIVWKSRTKRRGLQSQKEDIDLPLYDFSTIAVATGHFSQTNMIGAGGFGSVYKGNLSMGQEIAVKRLSKGSRQGLEEFMNEVLLIVKLQHRNLVGLLGCCIEGEERMLIYEYMPNKSLDYFIFDDDRSFLLAWKSRFDIVLGIARGLLYLHQDSKLQVIHRDLKTSNILLDVDLNPKISDFGLARIFGGNEREARTRRIIGTYGYMSPEYAFDGKFSVKSDVFSLGVVLLEIVSGKRNRGFCHPDHQHNLLGHAWLLWSAGRSLELLHESLCDSFIASQVARCIHVGLLCVQKLPRDRPTMSSIVFMLANEEAILPKPKQPGFYMERVPSSTEASSIREDLYTGNIVTITMPEGR, translated from the exons ATGGCAGAGGGCTTCATGGAAATTGGAAAGCTTTCGTTTTCGCCCCTTTTTCACTCTCTCTGTGTCATTTTTATCTCTCTGTTGAACTTTTCGATAGCATTTGATTCCTTAAGTTCAGGTCAGTCCATTAAAGATGGAGAGAGATTGGTCTCTTCAGGCCAAAGCTTTGAGCTTGGCTTCTTCTCTCCAGGAAACTCCAAGTATAGGTACTTGGGGATATGGTACAAACTTAGTCCTGAAAAAATCGTTTGGGTTGCCAACCGAAACAACCCGCTCACTGATTCAAATGGTGTTCTCACATTTAGCGGTGAGAGGAATCTAGTTGTTCTCAACCGATCAAAGAGCGTCATCTGGTCTTCGAATTCATCCAGGGTTTTAAGAAACCCAGTTGCGCAGTTGTTGGACTCTGGTAACCTTGTCGTTTCGGACAATACCAGCTCACGCTCTGGTGAATGGTCATGGCAGAGCTTTGACTATCCAACTGACACCCTTTTAGCTGGTATGCGATTGGGATGGAACCTCAAATCTGGTTTCGAGTGGCGTCTGACTTCTTGGAAAAGCACGGATGATCCTTCCTCTGGAGACTATACCTACGGATTTAATGTTAATGGGTTGCCCCAAATTGAAATGCGCAAAAGAGGCTCCACAAAAACATTTCGAATAGGGCCATGGAATGGACTCCGCTTCTTGGGAACTCCAGAGCCTAAGAGTACCCTTTTCAATCCGAGGTTCGTTTACAATGAAACATATGTATATTCTGAGTTTGAATCTTCAAGGGATGATATCATCACCATACGCACGTTGAATCAGTCTGGTCTTATTCAACGTCTTctaaggaagaaagagagcTCCACATGGGATGTCATGACCTCAAAACCCCGCGATCCATGTGATAACTATGGGCAGTGTGGTGCTAATAGTTTCTGCAAAAATAACAGAGACCCTAGATGCCAGTGCTTGCAGGGATTCGTGCCCAAATCCCAAGAAGAGTGGCagttatataattcaaccagtGGGTGCATTAGGAAAGCTCAGTTGAATTGCTCTCAAGAACCGAGCTTTCTGAAAATTTCGATGCTGAATCTGCCCGATCTGATAGACTTCTGGTTAAACAAGAACATGAGCATCGACGAGTGCAAGGTGGAGTGTCTAAAAAACTGTTCTTGTACGGCCTATGCTAATTCAGATGTTAGAAGAGGAGGAAGTGGCTGTTTGATGTGGTTCGGTGATCTCATTGATATAAGAGAATTTGAACAAGACAACTATGTACAAAATCTCTACATAAAATTATCTGCTTCTGAGCTAG ATTCCATCAAAAGCCCTGTCAATAAGACAAAACTGTTGACTGTCACGGTGGCTTCGGTCATTTCTGGATTGCTCGTAGCAGCTATAGCATTGAGTATTGTGTGGAAGAGCAGAACGAAAAGAAGAG GCTTACAGAGTCAGAAGGAAGACATTGATTTACCGTTATATGATTTTTCGACCATTGCCGTTGCTACTGGACATTTCTCACAGACTAACATGATTGGAGCGGGTGGCTTTGGTTCAGTCTACAAG GGAAATCTCTCCATGGGTCAAGAAATAGCGGTGAAGAGGCTGTCGAAAGGTTCAAGACAAGGCCTTGAAGAATTTATGAATGAAGTACTCCTAATTGTGAAACTTCAGCATAGGAATCTTGTCGGACTTCTTGGCTGTTGcattgagggagaagaaagaatgtTGATATATGAGTATATGCCAAATAAAAGCTTGGATTATTTCATATTCG ATGATGACAGAAGCTTCTTGTTAGCATGGAAAAGTCGCTTCGACATAGTTTTAGGAATCGCGAGAGGACTGCTTTATCTTCATCAAGATTCAAAACTGCAAGTCATTCACAGAGATCTCAAAACAAGTAATATTTTGTTAGATGTGGACCTCAATCCTAAAATCTCAGACTTTGGCCTTGCAAGAATCTTTGGAGGCAATGAAAGAGAAGCAAGAACGAGAAGAATCATTGGTACCTA TGGCTACATGTCTCCAGAATATGCTTTTGATGGAAAATTCTCTGTGAAATCCGATGTTTTTAGCCTTGGTGTAGTTTTGCTAGAGATAGTAAGTGGCAAAAGGAACAGAGGGTTCTGCCATCCTGATCATCAACACAACCTTCTTGGGCAT GCATGGTTGCTGTGGAGCGCAGGTAGGTCCTTGGAGCTTCTACATGAATCTCTATGCGACTCCTTCATAGCATCCCAAGTAGCGAGATGCATTCATGTTGGTTTGTTGTGTGTCCAAAAGCTTCCTAGAGATAGGCCAACAATGTCTTCAATCGTTTTCATGTTAGCCAATGAGGAAGCAATCTTGCCAAAGCCTAAACAGCCCGGTTTCTATATGGAGAGAGTTCCATCGAGCACAGAGGCATCTTCAATAAGGGAAGACTTGTACACAGGGAATATCGTTACGATCACCATGCCAGAAGGTCGATGA
- the LOC104448376 gene encoding G-type lectin S-receptor-like serine/threonine-protein kinase At4g27290 isoform X1, protein MAEGFMEIGKLSFSPLFHSLCVIFISLLNFSIAFDSLSSGQSIKDGERLVSSGQSFELGFFSPGNSKYRYLGIWYKLSPEKIVWVANRNNPLTDSNGVLTFSGERNLVVLNRSKSVIWSSNSSRVLRNPVAQLLDSGNLVVSDNTSSRSGEWSWQSFDYPTDTLLAGMRLGWNLKSGFEWRLTSWKSTDDPSSGDYTYGFNVNGLPQIEMRKRGSTKTFRIGPWNGLRFLGTPEPKSTLFNPRFVYNETYVYSEFESSRDDIITIRTLNQSGLIQRLLRKKESSTWDVMTSKPRDPCDNYGQCGANSFCKNNRDPRCQCLQGFVPKSQEEWQLYNSTSGCIRKAQLNCSQEPSFLKISMLNLPDLIDFWLNKNMSIDECKVECLKNCSCTAYANSDVRRGGSGCLMWFGDLIDIREFEQDNYVQNLYIKLSASELDSIKSPVNKTKLLTVTVASVISGLLVAAIALSIVWKSRTKRREFVLVGLQSQKEDIDLPLYDFSTIAVATGHFSQTNMIGAGGFGSVYKGNLSMGQEIAVKRLSKGSRQGLEEFMNEVLLIVKLQHRNLVGLLGCCIEGEERMLIYEYMPNKSLDYFIFDDDRSFLLAWKSRFDIVLGIARGLLYLHQDSKLQVIHRDLKTSNILLDVDLNPKISDFGLARIFGGNEREARTRRIIGTYGYMSPEYAFDGKFSVKSDVFSLGVVLLEIVSGKRNRGFCHPDHQHNLLGHAWLLWSAGRSLELLHESLCDSFIASQVARCIHVGLLCVQKLPRDRPTMSSIVFMLANEEAILPKPKQPGFYMERVPSSTEASSIREDLYTGNIVTITMPEGR, encoded by the exons ATGGCAGAGGGCTTCATGGAAATTGGAAAGCTTTCGTTTTCGCCCCTTTTTCACTCTCTCTGTGTCATTTTTATCTCTCTGTTGAACTTTTCGATAGCATTTGATTCCTTAAGTTCAGGTCAGTCCATTAAAGATGGAGAGAGATTGGTCTCTTCAGGCCAAAGCTTTGAGCTTGGCTTCTTCTCTCCAGGAAACTCCAAGTATAGGTACTTGGGGATATGGTACAAACTTAGTCCTGAAAAAATCGTTTGGGTTGCCAACCGAAACAACCCGCTCACTGATTCAAATGGTGTTCTCACATTTAGCGGTGAGAGGAATCTAGTTGTTCTCAACCGATCAAAGAGCGTCATCTGGTCTTCGAATTCATCCAGGGTTTTAAGAAACCCAGTTGCGCAGTTGTTGGACTCTGGTAACCTTGTCGTTTCGGACAATACCAGCTCACGCTCTGGTGAATGGTCATGGCAGAGCTTTGACTATCCAACTGACACCCTTTTAGCTGGTATGCGATTGGGATGGAACCTCAAATCTGGTTTCGAGTGGCGTCTGACTTCTTGGAAAAGCACGGATGATCCTTCCTCTGGAGACTATACCTACGGATTTAATGTTAATGGGTTGCCCCAAATTGAAATGCGCAAAAGAGGCTCCACAAAAACATTTCGAATAGGGCCATGGAATGGACTCCGCTTCTTGGGAACTCCAGAGCCTAAGAGTACCCTTTTCAATCCGAGGTTCGTTTACAATGAAACATATGTATATTCTGAGTTTGAATCTTCAAGGGATGATATCATCACCATACGCACGTTGAATCAGTCTGGTCTTATTCAACGTCTTctaaggaagaaagagagcTCCACATGGGATGTCATGACCTCAAAACCCCGCGATCCATGTGATAACTATGGGCAGTGTGGTGCTAATAGTTTCTGCAAAAATAACAGAGACCCTAGATGCCAGTGCTTGCAGGGATTCGTGCCCAAATCCCAAGAAGAGTGGCagttatataattcaaccagtGGGTGCATTAGGAAAGCTCAGTTGAATTGCTCTCAAGAACCGAGCTTTCTGAAAATTTCGATGCTGAATCTGCCCGATCTGATAGACTTCTGGTTAAACAAGAACATGAGCATCGACGAGTGCAAGGTGGAGTGTCTAAAAAACTGTTCTTGTACGGCCTATGCTAATTCAGATGTTAGAAGAGGAGGAAGTGGCTGTTTGATGTGGTTCGGTGATCTCATTGATATAAGAGAATTTGAACAAGACAACTATGTACAAAATCTCTACATAAAATTATCTGCTTCTGAGCTAG ATTCCATCAAAAGCCCTGTCAATAAGACAAAACTGTTGACTGTCACGGTGGCTTCGGTCATTTCTGGATTGCTCGTAGCAGCTATAGCATTGAGTATTGTGTGGAAGAGCAGAACGAAAAGAAGAG AGTTCGTCCTTGTAGGCTTACAGAGTCAGAAGGAAGACATTGATTTACCGTTATATGATTTTTCGACCATTGCCGTTGCTACTGGACATTTCTCACAGACTAACATGATTGGAGCGGGTGGCTTTGGTTCAGTCTACAAG GGAAATCTCTCCATGGGTCAAGAAATAGCGGTGAAGAGGCTGTCGAAAGGTTCAAGACAAGGCCTTGAAGAATTTATGAATGAAGTACTCCTAATTGTGAAACTTCAGCATAGGAATCTTGTCGGACTTCTTGGCTGTTGcattgagggagaagaaagaatgtTGATATATGAGTATATGCCAAATAAAAGCTTGGATTATTTCATATTCG ATGATGACAGAAGCTTCTTGTTAGCATGGAAAAGTCGCTTCGACATAGTTTTAGGAATCGCGAGAGGACTGCTTTATCTTCATCAAGATTCAAAACTGCAAGTCATTCACAGAGATCTCAAAACAAGTAATATTTTGTTAGATGTGGACCTCAATCCTAAAATCTCAGACTTTGGCCTTGCAAGAATCTTTGGAGGCAATGAAAGAGAAGCAAGAACGAGAAGAATCATTGGTACCTA TGGCTACATGTCTCCAGAATATGCTTTTGATGGAAAATTCTCTGTGAAATCCGATGTTTTTAGCCTTGGTGTAGTTTTGCTAGAGATAGTAAGTGGCAAAAGGAACAGAGGGTTCTGCCATCCTGATCATCAACACAACCTTCTTGGGCAT GCATGGTTGCTGTGGAGCGCAGGTAGGTCCTTGGAGCTTCTACATGAATCTCTATGCGACTCCTTCATAGCATCCCAAGTAGCGAGATGCATTCATGTTGGTTTGTTGTGTGTCCAAAAGCTTCCTAGAGATAGGCCAACAATGTCTTCAATCGTTTTCATGTTAGCCAATGAGGAAGCAATCTTGCCAAAGCCTAAACAGCCCGGTTTCTATATGGAGAGAGTTCCATCGAGCACAGAGGCATCTTCAATAAGGGAAGACTTGTACACAGGGAATATCGTTACGATCACCATGCCAGAAGGTCGATGA
- the LOC104448376 gene encoding G-type lectin S-receptor-like serine/threonine-protein kinase At4g27290 isoform X4: protein MAEGFMEIGKLSFSPLFHSLCVIFISLLNFSIAFDSLSSGQSIKDGERLVSSGQSFELGFFSPGNSKYRYLGIWYKLSPEKIVWVANRNNPLTDSNGVLTFSGERNLVVLNRSKSVIWSSNSSRVLRNPVAQLLDSGNLVVSDNTSSRSGEWSWQSFDYPTDTLLAGMRLGWNLKSGFEWRLTSWKSTDDPSSGDYTYGFNVNGLPQIEMRKRGSTKTFRIGPWNGLRFLGTPEPKSTLFNPRFVYNETYVYSEFESSRDDIITIRTLNQSGLIQRLLRKKESSTWDVMTSKPRDPCDNYGQCGANSFCKNNRDPRCQCLQGFVPKSQEEWQLYNSTSGCIRKAQLNCSQEPSFLKISMLNLPDLIDFWLNKNMSIDECKVECLKNCSCTAYANSDVRRGGSGCLMWFGDLIDIREFEQDNYVQNLYIKLSASELDSIKSPVNKTKLLTVTVASVISGLLVAAIALSIVWKSRTKRREFVLVGLQSQKEDIDLPLYDFSTIAVATGHFSQTNMIGAGGFGSVYKGNLSMGQEIAVKRLSKGSRQGLEEFMNEVLLIVKLQHRNLVGLLGCCIEGEERMLIYEYMPNKSLDYFIFDDDRSFLLAWKSRFDIVLGIARGLLYLHQDSKLQVIHRDLKTSNILLDVDLNPKISDFGLARIFGGNEREARTRRIIGTYGYMSPEYAFDGKFSVKSDVFSLGVVLLEIVSGKRNRGFCHPDHQHNLLGHVSMVAVERR from the exons ATGGCAGAGGGCTTCATGGAAATTGGAAAGCTTTCGTTTTCGCCCCTTTTTCACTCTCTCTGTGTCATTTTTATCTCTCTGTTGAACTTTTCGATAGCATTTGATTCCTTAAGTTCAGGTCAGTCCATTAAAGATGGAGAGAGATTGGTCTCTTCAGGCCAAAGCTTTGAGCTTGGCTTCTTCTCTCCAGGAAACTCCAAGTATAGGTACTTGGGGATATGGTACAAACTTAGTCCTGAAAAAATCGTTTGGGTTGCCAACCGAAACAACCCGCTCACTGATTCAAATGGTGTTCTCACATTTAGCGGTGAGAGGAATCTAGTTGTTCTCAACCGATCAAAGAGCGTCATCTGGTCTTCGAATTCATCCAGGGTTTTAAGAAACCCAGTTGCGCAGTTGTTGGACTCTGGTAACCTTGTCGTTTCGGACAATACCAGCTCACGCTCTGGTGAATGGTCATGGCAGAGCTTTGACTATCCAACTGACACCCTTTTAGCTGGTATGCGATTGGGATGGAACCTCAAATCTGGTTTCGAGTGGCGTCTGACTTCTTGGAAAAGCACGGATGATCCTTCCTCTGGAGACTATACCTACGGATTTAATGTTAATGGGTTGCCCCAAATTGAAATGCGCAAAAGAGGCTCCACAAAAACATTTCGAATAGGGCCATGGAATGGACTCCGCTTCTTGGGAACTCCAGAGCCTAAGAGTACCCTTTTCAATCCGAGGTTCGTTTACAATGAAACATATGTATATTCTGAGTTTGAATCTTCAAGGGATGATATCATCACCATACGCACGTTGAATCAGTCTGGTCTTATTCAACGTCTTctaaggaagaaagagagcTCCACATGGGATGTCATGACCTCAAAACCCCGCGATCCATGTGATAACTATGGGCAGTGTGGTGCTAATAGTTTCTGCAAAAATAACAGAGACCCTAGATGCCAGTGCTTGCAGGGATTCGTGCCCAAATCCCAAGAAGAGTGGCagttatataattcaaccagtGGGTGCATTAGGAAAGCTCAGTTGAATTGCTCTCAAGAACCGAGCTTTCTGAAAATTTCGATGCTGAATCTGCCCGATCTGATAGACTTCTGGTTAAACAAGAACATGAGCATCGACGAGTGCAAGGTGGAGTGTCTAAAAAACTGTTCTTGTACGGCCTATGCTAATTCAGATGTTAGAAGAGGAGGAAGTGGCTGTTTGATGTGGTTCGGTGATCTCATTGATATAAGAGAATTTGAACAAGACAACTATGTACAAAATCTCTACATAAAATTATCTGCTTCTGAGCTAG ATTCCATCAAAAGCCCTGTCAATAAGACAAAACTGTTGACTGTCACGGTGGCTTCGGTCATTTCTGGATTGCTCGTAGCAGCTATAGCATTGAGTATTGTGTGGAAGAGCAGAACGAAAAGAAGAG AGTTCGTCCTTGTAGGCTTACAGAGTCAGAAGGAAGACATTGATTTACCGTTATATGATTTTTCGACCATTGCCGTTGCTACTGGACATTTCTCACAGACTAACATGATTGGAGCGGGTGGCTTTGGTTCAGTCTACAAG GGAAATCTCTCCATGGGTCAAGAAATAGCGGTGAAGAGGCTGTCGAAAGGTTCAAGACAAGGCCTTGAAGAATTTATGAATGAAGTACTCCTAATTGTGAAACTTCAGCATAGGAATCTTGTCGGACTTCTTGGCTGTTGcattgagggagaagaaagaatgtTGATATATGAGTATATGCCAAATAAAAGCTTGGATTATTTCATATTCG ATGATGACAGAAGCTTCTTGTTAGCATGGAAAAGTCGCTTCGACATAGTTTTAGGAATCGCGAGAGGACTGCTTTATCTTCATCAAGATTCAAAACTGCAAGTCATTCACAGAGATCTCAAAACAAGTAATATTTTGTTAGATGTGGACCTCAATCCTAAAATCTCAGACTTTGGCCTTGCAAGAATCTTTGGAGGCAATGAAAGAGAAGCAAGAACGAGAAGAATCATTGGTACCTA TGGCTACATGTCTCCAGAATATGCTTTTGATGGAAAATTCTCTGTGAAATCCGATGTTTTTAGCCTTGGTGTAGTTTTGCTAGAGATAGTAAGTGGCAAAAGGAACAGAGGGTTCTGCCATCCTGATCATCAACACAACCTTCTTGGGCATGTAA GCATGGTTGCTGTGGAGCGCAGGTAG
- the LOC104448376 gene encoding G-type lectin S-receptor-like serine/threonine-protein kinase At4g27290 isoform X3, translating into MAEGFMEIGKLSFSPLFHSLCVIFISLLNFSIAFDSLSSGQSIKDGERLVSSGQSFELGFFSPGNSKYRYLGIWYKLSPEKIVWVANRNNPLTDSNGVLTFSGERNLVVLNRSKSVIWSSNSSRVLRNPVAQLLDSGNLVVSDNTSSRSGEWSWQSFDYPTDTLLAGMRLGWNLKSGFEWRLTSWKSTDDPSSGDYTYGFNVNGLPQIEMRKRGSTKTFRIGPWNGLRFLGTPEPKSTLFNPRFVYNETYVYSEFESSRDDIITIRTLNQSGLIQRLLRKKESSTWDVMTSKPRDPCDNYGQCGANSFCKNNRDPRCQCLQGFVPKSQEEWQLYNSTSGCIRKAQLNCSQEPSFLKISMLNLPDLIDFWLNKNMSIDECKVECLKNCSCTAYANSDVRRGGSGCLMWFGDLIDIREFEQDNYVQNLYIKLSASELDSIKSPVNKTKLLTVTVASVISGLLVAAIALSIVWKSRTKRREFVLVGLQSQKEDIDLPLYDFSTIAVATGHFSQTNMIGAGGFGSVYKGNLSMGQEIAVKRLSKGSRQGLEEFMNEVLLIVKLQHRNLVGLLGCCIEGEERMLIYEYMPNKSLDYFIFDDDRSFLLAWKSRFDIVLGIARGLLYLHQDSKLQVIHRDLKTSNILLDVDLNPKISDFGLARIFGGNEREARTRRIIGTYLGVVLLEIVSGKRNRGFCHPDHQHNLLGHAWLLWSAGRSLELLHESLCDSFIASQVARCIHVGLLCVQKLPRDRPTMSSIVFMLANEEAILPKPKQPGFYMERVPSSTEASSIREDLYTGNIVTITMPEGR; encoded by the exons ATGGCAGAGGGCTTCATGGAAATTGGAAAGCTTTCGTTTTCGCCCCTTTTTCACTCTCTCTGTGTCATTTTTATCTCTCTGTTGAACTTTTCGATAGCATTTGATTCCTTAAGTTCAGGTCAGTCCATTAAAGATGGAGAGAGATTGGTCTCTTCAGGCCAAAGCTTTGAGCTTGGCTTCTTCTCTCCAGGAAACTCCAAGTATAGGTACTTGGGGATATGGTACAAACTTAGTCCTGAAAAAATCGTTTGGGTTGCCAACCGAAACAACCCGCTCACTGATTCAAATGGTGTTCTCACATTTAGCGGTGAGAGGAATCTAGTTGTTCTCAACCGATCAAAGAGCGTCATCTGGTCTTCGAATTCATCCAGGGTTTTAAGAAACCCAGTTGCGCAGTTGTTGGACTCTGGTAACCTTGTCGTTTCGGACAATACCAGCTCACGCTCTGGTGAATGGTCATGGCAGAGCTTTGACTATCCAACTGACACCCTTTTAGCTGGTATGCGATTGGGATGGAACCTCAAATCTGGTTTCGAGTGGCGTCTGACTTCTTGGAAAAGCACGGATGATCCTTCCTCTGGAGACTATACCTACGGATTTAATGTTAATGGGTTGCCCCAAATTGAAATGCGCAAAAGAGGCTCCACAAAAACATTTCGAATAGGGCCATGGAATGGACTCCGCTTCTTGGGAACTCCAGAGCCTAAGAGTACCCTTTTCAATCCGAGGTTCGTTTACAATGAAACATATGTATATTCTGAGTTTGAATCTTCAAGGGATGATATCATCACCATACGCACGTTGAATCAGTCTGGTCTTATTCAACGTCTTctaaggaagaaagagagcTCCACATGGGATGTCATGACCTCAAAACCCCGCGATCCATGTGATAACTATGGGCAGTGTGGTGCTAATAGTTTCTGCAAAAATAACAGAGACCCTAGATGCCAGTGCTTGCAGGGATTCGTGCCCAAATCCCAAGAAGAGTGGCagttatataattcaaccagtGGGTGCATTAGGAAAGCTCAGTTGAATTGCTCTCAAGAACCGAGCTTTCTGAAAATTTCGATGCTGAATCTGCCCGATCTGATAGACTTCTGGTTAAACAAGAACATGAGCATCGACGAGTGCAAGGTGGAGTGTCTAAAAAACTGTTCTTGTACGGCCTATGCTAATTCAGATGTTAGAAGAGGAGGAAGTGGCTGTTTGATGTGGTTCGGTGATCTCATTGATATAAGAGAATTTGAACAAGACAACTATGTACAAAATCTCTACATAAAATTATCTGCTTCTGAGCTAG ATTCCATCAAAAGCCCTGTCAATAAGACAAAACTGTTGACTGTCACGGTGGCTTCGGTCATTTCTGGATTGCTCGTAGCAGCTATAGCATTGAGTATTGTGTGGAAGAGCAGAACGAAAAGAAGAG AGTTCGTCCTTGTAGGCTTACAGAGTCAGAAGGAAGACATTGATTTACCGTTATATGATTTTTCGACCATTGCCGTTGCTACTGGACATTTCTCACAGACTAACATGATTGGAGCGGGTGGCTTTGGTTCAGTCTACAAG GGAAATCTCTCCATGGGTCAAGAAATAGCGGTGAAGAGGCTGTCGAAAGGTTCAAGACAAGGCCTTGAAGAATTTATGAATGAAGTACTCCTAATTGTGAAACTTCAGCATAGGAATCTTGTCGGACTTCTTGGCTGTTGcattgagggagaagaaagaatgtTGATATATGAGTATATGCCAAATAAAAGCTTGGATTATTTCATATTCG ATGATGACAGAAGCTTCTTGTTAGCATGGAAAAGTCGCTTCGACATAGTTTTAGGAATCGCGAGAGGACTGCTTTATCTTCATCAAGATTCAAAACTGCAAGTCATTCACAGAGATCTCAAAACAAGTAATATTTTGTTAGATGTGGACCTCAATCCTAAAATCTCAGACTTTGGCCTTGCAAGAATCTTTGGAGGCAATGAAAGAGAAGCAAGAACGAGAAGAATCATTGGTACCTA CCTTGGTGTAGTTTTGCTAGAGATAGTAAGTGGCAAAAGGAACAGAGGGTTCTGCCATCCTGATCATCAACACAACCTTCTTGGGCAT GCATGGTTGCTGTGGAGCGCAGGTAGGTCCTTGGAGCTTCTACATGAATCTCTATGCGACTCCTTCATAGCATCCCAAGTAGCGAGATGCATTCATGTTGGTTTGTTGTGTGTCCAAAAGCTTCCTAGAGATAGGCCAACAATGTCTTCAATCGTTTTCATGTTAGCCAATGAGGAAGCAATCTTGCCAAAGCCTAAACAGCCCGGTTTCTATATGGAGAGAGTTCCATCGAGCACAGAGGCATCTTCAATAAGGGAAGACTTGTACACAGGGAATATCGTTACGATCACCATGCCAGAAGGTCGATGA